From one Nitrospirota bacterium genomic stretch:
- a CDS encoding tetratricopeptide repeat protein: MKSVFQPAGVRTSQRDCTRVGAICHLAITARARATLLRYDANVALPIDKLKQLVAHDPNDPALYLALGQAYLEAGQFIEAVTSLERAVTLNPKYTAAYWPLGKALEGAGRVDDAMVVYQQGLAVGEQTHDAIPTQKMRARLHRLRKQRPPVSESGSSSHQNQ; this comes from the coding sequence ATGAAGTCAGTATTCCAGCCCGCCGGCGTGCGTACTTCACAGCGGGATTGTACGCGAGTCGGCGCGATCTGTCATCTGGCGATAACCGCGCGGGCGCGCGCGACCCTGTTGCGGTATGATGCGAACGTGGCCCTCCCCATCGATAAGCTGAAGCAGTTGGTCGCGCACGATCCGAATGACCCTGCGCTCTATCTCGCGTTGGGTCAGGCCTATCTGGAAGCCGGCCAGTTCATCGAGGCCGTCACCTCGCTGGAGCGTGCGGTCACGCTCAATCCGAAATACACCGCGGCCTACTGGCCCCTTGGCAAAGCACTGGAAGGAGCAGGCCGTGTGGACGACGCGATGGTGGTGTATCAACAAGGTCTTGCAGTGGGTGAGCAGACGCACGACGCGATCCCGACTCAAAAGATGCGCGCTCGATTGCACCGTCTCCGTAAGCAACGGCCACCCGTATCCGAATCAGGCTCCTCTTCTCACCAGAATCAATAA